The Eubacterium ventriosum genome includes the window AAGAGATTGCTTACATTGCAAAATGGACTGATACATACGGTTTTACCGACGAAATTATTATTGAAGCATGCAACCGCACTATGGCTCACATGCACAGCGGAAATCTTTTCAATTATACTGATGGTATTCTTACAAGGTGGTATACTAACAATGTTAAGGATATGAGTGATATTGAAAAGTTAGACAAACTTCATTCTGAGGAAATGTCAAAAACTTTCCAGAAGAATATTCCTTTTGCAAACGCTAAGTTTTCTAAGACTCCTAAGTCTGCACCTAAGAAGCAGACTTTTGACCAGCGTACATATGACTATAAGGATCTTGAAAGAAAGCTTATTGCCAACAGAGACAGCAAGCTTAAGTCTAACAAGTAATAGATATTGTATATTATTGCAGAAATATTTATTAGGGGTTTTTATTAATGCGAACATTTAATTACAAAAAAGGATTGTTTACCTTTAAAATATAAGGTATCTTTATAGTAAGATTGTTGAAAGCAATTCCTATAATTAAATTTGGGGTTTTGAACACTCTAATTATTGTAGATATTTATTTTAAAAATTTTTAAGGATTTAATATGGCTTTAACCAGAGATCAATTTGACGTTATTGCAAACAGTTACAATGACCGTCAATTAAATAATAAAATTAAATTAAACAGACGTATTGAAGAAGTCTACGAAAAAATTCCTCTTATTAAGGATTTAGACGGGCAGATTGGTGTTCTTGCAGGACGTGCCCTTAGACTTTCTCTTTCAGGCAATTCTTCTGCTAAGGACACACTTCGTGAGGACATTGCCCTTATAAGTGAACAAAAGAAAGCAGCTCTTTTAGCCGGAGGTTATTCCGCCGATTACCTGGATGAGATTTTTACATGCCCTAAATGTAAAGATACAGGTTTTATTGACGGAAAACCTTGTGAATGCCTTAAGGCAGAGGTTGTCAGACTGCTTTATTCCCGTTCTGAGCTTAAGGAGATTCTTGAACGCGAAAACTTTGATACTTTTGAATATGATTTGTATTCTGATGACTACATTGATCCCGATACAGGGATTTCCGCAGCAGAAAATATTGACGCTGTTGTGGACCATTGTCATTATTTTATAAATAACTTTGACAAAACCTTTGATAATCTGTTATTCTATGGCAGGGCAGGTACAGGGAAAACTTTTCTCATTAACTGCATTGCAAAGGAATTAATCGAAAAATCCTACTCTGTTATTTATCTTTCAGCAGTACAACTTTTCGATTTGTTGGCAGATTATTCCTTTAAACGTAGCAACACCACTATTTACCGTCAGATTAGTTTTGACGAGTTGCTTCGTTGTGATTTACTTATTATTGATGATTTGGGCACGGAGATGTCTAACTCCTTTACTGAATCATCCCTATTTGATTGTCTTAATGAGAGACTTATACATCAGAAATCTACTATTATTTCTACTAATTTTTCTTTACAGGAATTACAGCAGAAATATGAAGAGCGTATTTTTTCCCGTACAGCGGGTAATTACACTCCTTTAAAGATTTTTGGTGATGATATAAGAATAAAAAAGAAATTTACTATTTAACACACGGAGGAAATTTTGAAATGTCTATCAAAAAATATGTTGAATCTATTCCTGTAGGACCACTTGCAATTGTTGCATTATCAGGAAGTAAGCAGTTAGGCGAAGCAGTTGACGCTTATATTGCTGATTGGAGAAGCCAGAGAATTGAAGCTAAAGAATCACCTATTACTTTCAAGGGTTATACTAAAGATTCTTACCTTCTTGATGTAAAAACACCAAGATTTGGTACAGGTGAAGCTAAATGTACTTTAGGCGAATCTGTTCGTGGTACAGACCTTTACATTATCGATGATGTTACTAACTACAGCATTGAATATACTGTTTGCGGTTGCAAGAATCATATGTCTCCTGATGATCACTTTGCTGACATTAAGAGAGTTATCGCTGCTGCTGCAGGTAAAGCTAGAAAAATTACAGTTATTATGCCTTTCCTTTATGAAGGAAGACAGCACAGACGTACATCCAGAGAATCTATGGACTGTGCAGTAATGCTTCAGGAATTAGTAAACATGGGCGTAGACAATATTCTTACTTTTGACGCTCACGATCCTCGTGTAAACAATGCTATTCCTATTAGTGGTTTTGAATCAATTATGCCAACATACCAGTTTATAAAAAATCTTCTTAGAAATGTTGATGACATTAAGCTTGATGCTGATCATCTTATGGTTATCAGCCCTGACGAAGGTGCTATGGGTAGAGTTGTCTACTACGCTAACGTTCTTGGAATTAATGTAGGTATGTTCTACAAACGTCGTGATTTTACTACTATCGTAGACGGACGTAATCCTATTGTGGCTCATGAATACCTTGGTGATTCAGTTGAAGGTAAGGACGTTCTTATTATTGATGATATGATTTCTTCAGGTGATAGCATGCTTGATGTTGCTAAGCAGCTTAAGAAGAGAAAAGCTAACAGAGTATTTGTTGCTTCTACATTTGGTCTCTTTACTAACGGTCTTGAAAGATTTGATGAAGCTTACGAACAGGGACTTATCTACAGAATCATGACAACTAACTCAATTTACCAGTCTCCAGAGCTTCTCAAGAGAGAATGGTACATCAATGTAGACATTACAAAGTTCACTGCAACATTCATTGACAGACTAAATCATGACGCTTCTATAAGCGATTTATTAAATCCTATAGAAAAAATTAATAAAAAGGTTGCAGAATACAACAAAAGGTAATATAATGTGACATAGAGGGCTTCGACTTATCCCCCCATTTTTTTGTAGAAGCCCCATATACCAAAGGTGCTCGCTAGGTTTCCTAGCGAGCGTTTTTCTTTTGTGGCAAATTTCTACTTATTAGTGGAATTTGGAATCACGCATAGTTTGTGTTGGCAAGAATTTTTTCTGCAATTTCTAGATTTTTGAATTTATTTTGGCGATGTACCCCGCTATAGAATTTTTGTTATTTTTCGGGGTACGAAATCAATAATTCCCCCTCTCATGGTGCAACGTATTGTATATGATTATGGTCTAAATACCCCGGCATATGAATTTTTTTGATTTTCGGGGTACGAAATCAATAATTTCCCTTCTCGCGGTGCAACGTATTGTATATGATTATGGTTTAAATACCCCAATATATGAATTTCTTTGATTTTCGGGGTACGTTTTCTCGATTTTCTCTTTTTATCGCGTAACATACTGTATATGAAAAGTATGAATGTACCCTGATATTTTAAATATTGCTTATTTTGGGGTACACACGTCCAAATCATCGCCCTTTTTATACAACATATAGTTTGTGTTTATGAGAAACGTACCCCGACATTTCAATTCTTCCTCTTTTTGAGGTACGGACACCTTTTTGCTCTGTTTATTCATAAGCTTCTCTGGGAACTTGTAACAGACCTGACACTTTTTTCCTTCCACCACTACAAAAATCCCCGTAGGAATTGGCTCCTGCCAATTTCCTACGGGGGTGAATCAATCTATTTTTCTATATTAAGCTTTACTCCACGCCAAACTTCAACAATTTCTTTGCGTCTGTCCAACGCTGTTCATCTGTGCTGTCATTTAAGACTACGCTTATGCATTCCGTATCGCCATTCTTTGCCACTGACACAAGGCACTTGCCTGCAAGGCCTGTACTTCCTGTTTTCATGCCGACACAGTACTGGTAGTAGAACTGTCCTGACTTGTCCAATAGGGCATTTGTTGATACCCAAGTCTTGTTTAATGTGCCGGACTTTTCAGACTGTGTTCCGCAAATCTTACGAATTGTTTCGTTGTTGTATGCTTCAATTGCAATCTTAGACAAGTCGCTAGCTGATGTGTACTGGTCTGCCGCATCATAGCCATCCGGTGACATAAAATGTGTATTTTCAAGTTCCATGTCACGGACATTCTTATTCATCTCATAAACAAAACGCTCAACACACTGTGCTGCTGTAAAAGTTTTTCCTTCGTTAGCAATATTGTCTTTAAGAATTGCTTCGCCTGCTGCTTTTGCCAAAACATAGGCTGCGTCATTTCCTGATGAAATAAGCAAGCCTTCAAGCAACTCCTGAACTGTTACAACCTGTCCCTGACTAAAACCTGCCTTACTTGAATCTGCTGCAATCATATTAATTTCACTGCCGATTGTTACTATATCAGTAGTTTTCATATTCTGCAAAACAGTCAAAGCTGTCATAAGCTTAGTTGTGCTTGCCGGATACATCTTGGCATCGCTGTTTTTTTCATAATAAATCTCTTTTGAATTAACATTCACAAGAATAGCTGCCTTGGCACTTATAGCCTGGTCAAAACCGCTCTTTCCTGCTGATTCCGTGTATTCGATTGGATGAAGTCCATAATCAGTCCACGGATTTCTTTCGCTAATCTCATAGTTATCGTGGATAAAATCTTTAACAATAACTTCACTCTGGCTTGTCTTTAAATCGCCTACCGGCTTTGCCTTTCCTATTACAAATGCATAATCAATTGCTCCAATCATAAGAAGCACTGCAATAACTGCGCTTAATATGCATCTTCCTGTCTTTCTCATTTAACATCCTCCAATGTAAATATCGCTTCCTTGAAATTAATGTTATTCCATTGTGATTCTGCCGTAACATTATTTCCCTTTTTCCATTTTATATACATTTCCTTCGTGGAACTTCCATCTTTTTCCATCTTTTTCTCAGTTTTATTAGCAATTTCTGCCTTTTCAAAAACCTTAATCAAACGGCCTTCACTAATATTTATTTTCTTTGCAAGCTTAACATTGGTGTTCTTAAAATACTCTAAAGCCTTTGTTTTAACAGATGACTTTTCTTTCTTTGTAAGCTTAATATCATATTGTGATGAAATTTCATTAAGCCATTCCCTCTTGCAAATATCGTCAAGCACAAGGCTTTTGACACCCTGTTCCCAAGTCACATCGCCATCCATTTTTGAGTCCCAGTCTATTTCCTTGCCCTTTGTAAGATAATAAGTTTCGTAAGTCGCCTGGGCTGTATACACATAATACCTTACCTCGTCAAGCATAACCTGACTACCGCCTGCAGTAATAGTAAGAGTAGTGTCTGCCCCGTCAGAACCAGTTGAGTTTTTCGAAGCTGTTCCCTTTAAAACTGTTGAACTCTCGGAACCTGTTTCACTTGTAGCCACCGTGGTTTCCTCCACTGCTTTTTTCTGACCACAACCTACAAGTCCCACCGCAACTGTAAGTCCTGCCAAAATACATATTAACTTTTTTCTCAAAGACAATCACCTCCCCTGACTTGCCACTATATACAATGTATTCCCATTACCTTATCTTTTCAACTATTTTAATCACAGCATATGTGACTGACTCTACAGTTATATATTTTCACAATATATTTCAACTGCTTTAGTCGTAGCTCACATACCTTATTCTATTCTTCATCCTTCAATGTAGACAGTGATTCTACCAGTTTTCTTGCATTTTCTATTACTGTGCCTGTGCCCGGTTTTGGCTCAAAAATAAAATACGGTTCGTCTTTAGGCATAAACTTAAGTCTGCCTTTGTACTCGCGGACAAGAATTGGTATTCTTTCCACATCCACCTCAGCGTCTTTCCACATTGTAAGCTTGATTCTGTTTTTATGACCTGAAATTTCAGTAACATATGCCTGATGTGCTGCATTTTTAAGCAAAACAATCTGGAGAAGGTTTTCAACCTGATTCGGTATGTCTCCGAAACGGTCAAGAAGTTCATCCTGCATATCCTCGTATTCTTCCATTGTCTCTATTCCTGCAATTCGCTTGTAAATATCCATTTTAAGAGCTTCATTTTTAATATATGAAGGTGGAACAAAAGCATCCACTGTCAGGTCTACCTTTGTTTCAAAATCATCCATTGGCTTGTTGCCCTTTAAAGTATTAATGGCATCGTTAAGCATTTTGCAATAAAGGTCGTAACCAACATCCTCCATATGCCCGCTTTGTGCAGCCCCAAGAAGATTTCCGGTACCACGGATTTCAAGGTCTCGCATTGCAATTTTTACACCACTGCCAAGTTCCGTAAAATCCCTTATTGCCCCAAGTCGCTTTTCCGCAACTTCCGTAAGCATCTTGTTTCTGCTATACATCAAAAAAGCATACGATGTACGGTTTGAACGGCCTACACGGCCACGAAGCTGATAAAGCTGGGACAAGCCCATTTTTTCTGCATCGTGTATTATAATGGTATTGGCATTTGGTATGTCAAGACCTGTTTCTATTATTGTAGTTGTTACAAGAACATCAATGTCCCCGTTAACAAAATCATACATTATTTCTTCAAGCTGTCGCTCACTCATCTGTCCGTGTGCGAAGGCAACACTGGCATCAGGCACAAGTGCCTGAACTTTTCCTGCCATTTCAGCTATGTCCTGAACCCTGTTGTACACGTAATAAACCTGACCGCCTCTTGCAAGCTCCCTGTTTATGGCATCCCTTGCAATTTCCTCATTGTACTCCATAACAAAAGTCTGTATTGGCATACGTTCCTGAGGCGGTTCTTCCATTACGCACATATCTCTTATTCCAATAAGGCTCATATGAAGAGTTCTTGGAATCGGAGTTGCTGTAAGAGTCATTACGTCAACATTATTTTTCAATTCTTTAATCTGTTCCTTATGTTTTACGCCAAATCTCTGCTCTTCATCAATAATCAAAAGTCCCAAATCCTTAAATTTAACATCTTTTGAAAGCATACGATGAGTTCCGATAACAACGTCAACATAACCTTTATTCAAATCTTTTATTGTTTTATCAATATTTGATTTTGTTCTAAATCTTGAAAGCATTTCCACTCTGACAGGGAAATCCTTAAATCTCTGCTTAAAAGTTTTGTAGTGCTGCTGGGCCAAAACCGTTGTTGGAACAAGATAAGCCACCTGCTTGTCATCCTGCACTGCCTTAAAAGCCGCACGAATTGCCACTTCTGTCTTGCCAAAACCTACGTCTCCGCAAATCAGTCTGTCCATAATTTTCGTGCTTTCCATGTCTTTTTTTACTTCAGATATGGCATTAAGCTGATCATCTGTCTCCTCAAATGGAAACATTTCCTCGAATTCCTTCTGCCATTCCGTGTCAGGAGAAAACTGATATCCGTTGCTGTTCTCCCTTATTGCATAAAGCTGAACAAGCTCCTTCGCAATATCCGCAACAGCCTTCTTAACCCTGGTCTTTGTTTTTTTCCATTCCTGGCCACCTAATGTGTTAAGTTTAGGCGGTTTCGCCGTGCTGTCAGCATATTTTTGAATCATATCAAGCTGGGTTGCTAACACATAAAGGTTGCTGCCCTTGGCATATTCAATCTTAATGTAGTCCTTTACAATATGGTCTACTTCTATTTTTTCTATTCCACGATAAACACCAAGTCCGTGGTTTTCGTGGACAACATAATCACCAATGTTAAGGTCGGTAAAACTTGAAATATTAGTACCTGAATAGCCATGCTTTCTACGTTTTCTTTTCTTCTTTTCGCCAAAAATATCCGTGTCTGAAATAGCCACAAACTTAATCATAGGATACATAAAACCACTGCGAAGCTGACCTTTTATAATCATAACTTCACCAGGCATAACCTGACGTTCCCCGTCTTCTTCGAAAAATGCGCTAATCTCAAACTCTCTAAGATCCTCCGCCAAACGCTGGCCTCTTGTTTTTGAACCGGTTACAAGAAGAACCGCATATTTTTGCTCTTTATATTTTTTTAAATCCTGAACAAGAATCTCAAACTTGCCATTGTATGGACTTACGTTTCTTGATCCCACTTCCACAAAATCATCCACGCTAAATCCCTGAATCTTCTGGGCAATTGCTGTAAATAGGACTTTTTCGCCACTATCAATCTTGGCAATTATCTGATTTTTATCCCAAATTACATCTGTCTGCCCCGGAAGCACGTAGCCTTTCTGAAGGCGGTTAGCCATACTATCTCCAAACTCCGCATCAACCACGTTAAGTTGCTCCGTTACCCTCTTTGGCTCATCAATAAAAAATATTGGATTTTCAAAATAGTCAAGCAGACTTACCAAATTATCATAAAAATAGTTTACATAACTATCTACTGCTACCTGACTTGGGTTAATATCCATATTTGTAAGAAACTCTTCAACTGTAACTCTAAGTCTGTTAGCCTCTTCCGTCTTAAAATCTTTTCTGAATTTTTCAACATTTTGGTCTAAATCCTGTCGAATCTTCGCCATTCCCGCCTGAATTTCTTTCTTAGTCAGTGAATATTCGCTGGCAGGATAAATTTTTACCGATTCAAGATTCTCAATTGAACGCTGGCTTTCCACCTCAAAACTCTTTATTATGTCAACCTCATCGTCCCAAAAATCAATTCGATAAGGCACCTCATCTGTCAGCGTGTAAATATCAACAATACTTCCTCGCACCGCAAACTGTCCCGGTCCATCAATCTGAACAACCGGCTCGTATCCCATCTGCACAAGCTTGCTCTTTAAGGCATCCATCTGAATTATGCTGCCTTCTGCTATTTCAAGATAATTATTTTTAATTTTTTCAATTGGCATTATCTTGTCCATAAAGGCATCCGGCGTCAAAATTACCGTAAATGGCTTATCTTCAACTATTTTTTGAATAAATTCAAGTCGTTGTTGCAATATAAGATTTCCGTGTACATCCGCACTAAAGAAAATAAAATCCTTTGCAGGATACATTACAACATCGTCCGCAAAGCCCTTTAAATCCTGATACAACTGACTTGCTTTTGTTGCACTAAAAGTAACAATGACTTTCTGCTTGTAGCCATTGCTCAATCCATTAATAAAATGAGCAAGCTGGGATTCCCCACACCCTGTAACCTGACAGGATTTGTGTTCAGACAAGCAGACCTTAACCTGCTCAAACTCATTTAATTGTAATAGTGGATAATCAAAACTTTTCATTTACTACTCCCGGACTTCACTATTTTGATAGATTCTAGTTGAATTTATTCATTGCTATATTTATATCTTCTAATTAAATTTGTTCATTGCTGTGTTTATATCTTCCAAAATCATAACTTCAACTGCTGAGGCTGCATCTTTTATACCCTGCTCAGCCAAAACTCTTTCGCCCTTGCTAAACTTGCCAAGCACATGATTTACAAGATTTCCTTCATTTGCACCTACTCCCACGCGCACCCTCTTAAACTTCTGAGTTCCCGCGTGATTAATAATACTCTTCAAACCATTATGACCGCCTGCGCTGCCCTGGGCTCTAATTCTAATTCTTCCCGTAGCCAAATTAATATCGTCAGAAATAACAATAATGTCATTCTCCGGATCAAGCTTATAGAAATCCATAACTGCTCTCACTGACTCACCGCTAAGATTCATATAAGTCTGTGGCTTCACCAAAATCACTTTCTCGCCACCAATATTTCCAATACCGCATAAAGCCTTATGTCTCTTAGTCTTCACCTCAACACCCATCTGACTTGCCAACTCATCTATAACATCAAAACCAATATTGTGTCTTGTTTTATCATATTCCTTATCAGGATTCCCTAATCCAAAAACTGCATACATAATCGTACCTGCCTTCTATAATTTACAAAATAGTCTTACTCTTAATGATACTATTTTTAGGAGTTTATTTCAACTAACTAAGGGGATTATGTTTGTATTTAATCCTTCTAAAAAAATTACCCCTCCGAAAGCTGACACTTTCCGAGGGATTCTTCTTTTTTTAATATTTACTTTTCATCTCTTGTAACAACACTTATTCCAATACCAATTGCATTAGGTCCAACGTGGCATCCTATACTAAATGACAATGAATCATAATATATATCGTCGATTTCGTTTTCAAATGTATCTTTTACCATCTTGTACCACTGGTCTGCGTCTTCCTGTTTCTGGAATGTTCCTGCTGCTCCAAGTCTTAACTGTTTTCTATCTACATCAGCAAATCTTGTATTAAGGTCTTCTTCAATAGCTTCTAACATCTTAAGTTCAGCTTTCTTCATTCCTCTAACTTTAGTGAATGCATCAAGCTTTTCACCCTGAATTGTAAGTACAGGCTTAATGTTAAGAACTGCTCCTATGGCTGCTCCTGCTGCTGTAACACGTCCTCCTTTTTTAAGGTATTCTAAAGTATCAACAGCAATGTAAATACTTGAATTGTAAGCATTTTCTTCAAGTTTCTTTTTTATTTCTTCTGCTGTCATTCCCTGATTAGCCATCCATTTTGCTTCAAGAACTGACTCTCTCATTGTTACTGAGATTCTGTGATCATCAACAACCTGAACCTTTCCGTCATATTCTTCTGAAAGCTGAATTGCCGCGTGACATGAAGCACTTAATGCGCTTGACATTGGAATGTAAACAACCTGTTCATAGCCTTCCTTCAAAATGCCATCCCACATATCCATTACATCCCCGGGTGATGGCTGTGATGTTGTAACATTCTTTCCTGAAGTCATTGCACCATAATATTCTTCCTGTGTAATGTTCTTTCCTTCGTAAAAAACATCTCCCTCTATGATAACCGGCATTGGAAGAGAATATATTCCAATTTTCTTTCCTTCTTCCGGTGTAATTCCACTATTACTATCAGTCATTACTGCTGTTTTCATATTAGTCTACCCTTTCTCTAATAATTCATATTTAATGTTTTCTCGTTATTTCTTCTATATGATTGTATCTAAAACAGCCCAAATCAACAGGCATATTTTACCCAATATTAACTTTTACAGTATAACATCTGATTGCTAATTAATCAATAAAAGTAAGCATTTAGGGAATTTTTCTTTGATATTAAAAATAATTTTTGCAATTTAATAATTAGTACAAATTAGTTTATAAGAAGAAAAAGACACAGCCTACTAATTACCGTAAACTGTGCCTCTTTTCTTGTTTAAACACTTGGTTTTTTATTTTTTCAAAATATTACGTCAGACTTATTTAGTATAAACACTCATTTCCCACAATGAATATCCATATGGAAGTGCTCTTTCCACACCCTGCATTCTTACATATCTTGCCTTTGTAGCGTCAAATGTTATAGTTTCTTCTCCACCTTTTCCATCTGTTACATTCTTAACTGTTGTCCAGTTTTTGCCATCTGTTGATGTCTGAATCTTGTATGCCTTTCCGTAAGCACCTTCCCAGTTAAGTACTACCTTGTTGATTGTGTAAGCCTTGCCTAAGTCTACTAAAAGCCATGCATCATCCACAAAGTTTGATGACCAACGTGTTCCGTTGTCCCCATCTACTGCATATTTTGCTGCCATTGCATCAGCTTCATTTCCTGATGATGTAGCCTTAGCTGATTTTGCAACGTTTGTACCTGATGGAACTGATGAATCTTCATTATTTGAATCATCTGATACTGAACCTGAAACTTTACCGTAAACTTCCATTTCCCATAATGAATATCCATATGGTAATGCTCTTTCTACACCCTGCATTCTTACATATCTTGCATCTGTAGAATTAAATGCTACCGTTTCTTCTCCACCTTTTCCATTAGTCACGTTTTTAACTGTCTTCCATGTTTTTCCATCTGTTGATGTCTGTATCTTATATGCTTTTCCGTAAGCACCTTCCCAAGTTAAAACAACTTTATTAATTGAGTATGTTTTTCCAAGGTCTACATAAATCCATGCATCGTCTGCAAAATTAGATGACCAACGTGTTCCCTTATCTCCGTCTACTGCGTTTTTGCCACCAAATACATCATTTTCTGAACCTGATGTTACTGTTTTGCAACCTGTAGAAATAATCTTTGTTTCTGATGTGTCAGGTGTTGTTGGCTGCTCAGGTTCTGTTGATGAACCGTCAATCTTGTATTCTGCTGTTGCCACAGGTGAATCAATCATTCCTTTTCTGTAAGCAATCGCTTTTAATGTTGTATTCTTGCTTATCTTAATACTTGGAACGTATAAGTTTGACTTTTCGTTAGGTGTTGAACCGTCTGTTGTATATCTGATTTCCACACCCTTAGTATTACTGCTAATGTTTACATTCAAAGCCTTACTGTATGTTCCTGATGGAATGCTAAATATTGGTGTTTCAACTTTTGCAGCTTCATACACACCCATTTCCCACAATGAATATCCGTATGCTAATGCTCTCTTTACACCTTGCATCTTTACATATCTACATTCAGTTGCATCAAATACAATGCTTTCTTCTCCACCTTTGCCATTGTTGTTTTCATATACTGTTGTCCAGTTGTTTCCATCTTTTGAAACCTGAATCTTGTATTCCTTAGCATATGAAGCTTCCCAGTTAAATGTAACCTTATTAATTGTGTAATTCTTTCCTAAATCAATCTGACAATACTGATTATCTGTAAATTCTGAAGACCATCTTGTTGTTCCGTCGTTATCGACTATCTTACTTCCGTCTACACTTGGATTTTCTGATGATGAAACCTTAACGTTCTTGCCTAATGCAATATTGTCTTTAAGTGAAACATCTGTGCCATTCACAGTGATTGTGCTTGAAGCCATTGCAGATGTAATATATTCATCTTTTACTGCGATAGCTTTAACTGTTGCTGTACTTGATACTGCAAATACTCCATCATAAACCTTTGATGATGTTGTTGGCATTGTTCCGTCTGTTGTATAGTAAATAGTAACTCCAGGTGTTTCTGATGAAATTGTTACATACTGTGTATCATCATATTTTCCTGATGGAACAGATATTTCAGGAGTTGAAGCCTGTACTATGTTAAAGCTCTTATTCTTATATACTTCAAAGTTTACAAGTGCCTTTGCACCAATTGTTGCTGTGCCAATCTTGTTACCGTTAGTTTTAAATGTTACAACCTTTGTGTCGTTAGTAGGATTCCAAACTGTTGCTGTGTATTTACTTGTATCCTTGTTGTAATATACTGCTGCTGAGCAATCTCCTGTTGCAACAATGTCAGTTGTTTTTACGCCTAACTGTTTCATACTGTTAATAAACCAATATGTGTTAGCTGTATCTGTTTTCTGAACCTTTGTATCGTTTGCAAGGAATTTCTCCATTGCAAGACTTGGATTAGTCTGTGAAAGGAATGGCCATGTAATATGTTGCCAACCTGTATCTGCCTGTGGATACTCTTTAAGCATCTTGTCAATTTCTTCCTGACTCTTTCCTTCGTTCTTAGCTGCCTGTACTGCCTTAGCCATTGCTATTGTTGTATCATCTAACAATCCCTGATATATTTCAGCACATCTGCTCTGATTCATTCCGTAATATGTTAAATATTCTGAAATCGGAAGCCACTGAATACCATAAACATATAATGGCTGTCCACCAAAGAATGTTCCATAGAAGTTAATTCCACCGTAGACCTGACCTACTACATTGTATGGCCATTCTTTAATCCAGTTGTCTTTGTCGTAATCGAACCAATACTGTTCCACTGCTTCCATTTCATTTGTAAATCCAAATACTCCTGCATCTCTGTATTCATCATTTTCTGTAAGAACTCCCCAAAGATACATACTTACCCAGCTAAATAATGATTCACTGGCTGATTCCTGATTGTTACCTGAATCATTGTCTGCGTATCCGCCTGCCCATGAATGTCCTTCGTACATATCATAAGCTCTAAATCTACAGTATTCACTATCATTGTCAGAAGGTCCGGCATAATCTCTAATCATCATTTCAATCATACCTTTGTAATCATTATAAAATTCATTATCATATGTAGCTAAAACTGTTGCTGCAAACATGAAGTAACCATATGTAAAATGGTGATCACAAATTGCTGCATTTGCCCCAAACTCGCTCTGTTCATA containing:
- the mfd gene encoding transcription-repair coupling factor; amino-acid sequence: MKSFDYPLLQLNEFEQVKVCLSEHKSCQVTGCGESQLAHFINGLSNGYKQKVIVTFSATKASQLYQDLKGFADDVVMYPAKDFIFFSADVHGNLILQQRLEFIQKIVEDKPFTVILTPDAFMDKIMPIEKIKNNYLEIAEGSIIQMDALKSKLVQMGYEPVVQIDGPGQFAVRGSIVDIYTLTDEVPYRIDFWDDEVDIIKSFEVESQRSIENLESVKIYPASEYSLTKKEIQAGMAKIRQDLDQNVEKFRKDFKTEEANRLRVTVEEFLTNMDINPSQVAVDSYVNYFYDNLVSLLDYFENPIFFIDEPKRVTEQLNVVDAEFGDSMANRLQKGYVLPGQTDVIWDKNQIIAKIDSGEKVLFTAIAQKIQGFSVDDFVEVGSRNVSPYNGKFEILVQDLKKYKEQKYAVLLVTGSKTRGQRLAEDLREFEISAFFEEDGERQVMPGEVMIIKGQLRSGFMYPMIKFVAISDTDIFGEKKKRKRRKHGYSGTNISSFTDLNIGDYVVHENHGLGVYRGIEKIEVDHIVKDYIKIEYAKGSNLYVLATQLDMIQKYADSTAKPPKLNTLGGQEWKKTKTRVKKAVADIAKELVQLYAIRENSNGYQFSPDTEWQKEFEEMFPFEETDDQLNAISEVKKDMESTKIMDRLICGDVGFGKTEVAIRAAFKAVQDDKQVAYLVPTTVLAQQHYKTFKQRFKDFPVRVEMLSRFRTKSNIDKTIKDLNKGYVDVVIGTHRMLSKDVKFKDLGLLIIDEEQRFGVKHKEQIKELKNNVDVMTLTATPIPRTLHMSLIGIRDMCVMEEPPQERMPIQTFVMEYNEEIARDAINRELARGGQVYYVYNRVQDIAEMAGKVQALVPDASVAFAHGQMSERQLEEIMYDFVNGDIDVLVTTTIIETGLDIPNANTIIIHDAEKMGLSQLYQLRGRVGRSNRTSYAFLMYSRNKMLTEVAEKRLGAIRDFTELGSGVKIAMRDLEIRGTGNLLGAAQSGHMEDVGYDLYCKMLNDAINTLKGNKPMDDFETKVDLTVDAFVPPSYIKNEALKMDIYKRIAGIETMEEYEDMQDELLDRFGDIPNQVENLLQIVLLKNAAHQAYVTEISGHKNRIKLTMWKDAEVDVERIPILVREYKGRLKFMPKDEPYFIFEPKPGTGTVIENARKLVESLSTLKDEE
- the pth gene encoding aminoacyl-tRNA hydrolase; protein product: MYAVFGLGNPDKEYDKTRHNIGFDVIDELASQMGVEVKTKRHKALCGIGNIGGEKVILVKPQTYMNLSGESVRAVMDFYKLDPENDIIVISDDINLATGRIRIRAQGSAGGHNGLKSIINHAGTQKFKRVRVGVGANEGNLVNHVLGKFSKGERVLAEQGIKDAASAVEVMILEDINTAMNKFN
- a CDS encoding DegV family protein; protein product: MKTAVMTDSNSGITPEEGKKIGIYSLPMPVIIEGDVFYEGKNITQEEYYGAMTSGKNVTTSQPSPGDVMDMWDGILKEGYEQVVYIPMSSALSASCHAAIQLSEEYDGKVQVVDDHRISVTMRESVLEAKWMANQGMTAEEIKKKLEENAYNSSIYIAVDTLEYLKKGGRVTAAGAAIGAVLNIKPVLTIQGEKLDAFTKVRGMKKAELKMLEAIEEDLNTRFADVDRKQLRLGAAGTFQKQEDADQWYKMVKDTFENEIDDIYYDSLSFSIGCHVGPNAIGIGISVVTRDEK